A portion of the Micromonospora vinacea genome contains these proteins:
- a CDS encoding aldo/keto reductase family protein has protein sequence MEYRQLGRSGLRVSAVAYGNWVTHGNQLDDDAAAACVKAALDAGITTFDTADRYAQGRAEEALGKALSGVRRSSIELCTKVCLPVGPGANDAGLSRKHIIEGCHASLSRLGTDYLDLYQAHRYDDSVPLEETMLAFADLVRQGKVLYVGASEWTAPQLRAGLRLAAELRIPFIANQPQYSMLWRVVEAEVSPACADLGLGQLAWSPLAMGVLTGRYEPGRRPPAGSRATDGFGGSFIARYSSDLLLSRVRQLRPIAEAAGCTMAQLAVAWVLRRPTVAGAIVGASRPEQLTETARAATVRLDDELMARIDAVLDELVERDPAKTARPNDVMPAWRPPPAAG, from the coding sequence ATGGAGTACAGGCAACTGGGCCGGTCGGGCCTGCGCGTCAGCGCGGTCGCGTACGGCAACTGGGTCACCCACGGCAACCAGCTCGACGACGACGCGGCGGCCGCGTGCGTGAAGGCCGCCCTGGATGCGGGCATCACCACGTTCGACACCGCCGACCGGTACGCCCAGGGGCGGGCCGAGGAGGCGTTGGGCAAGGCGCTGAGCGGCGTCCGGCGCAGCTCGATCGAGCTGTGCACGAAGGTGTGCCTGCCGGTCGGGCCGGGAGCCAACGACGCCGGGCTGTCCCGCAAGCACATCATCGAGGGCTGTCACGCCTCGCTGAGCCGGCTGGGCACCGACTACCTCGACCTCTATCAGGCGCACCGGTACGACGACAGCGTGCCGCTGGAGGAGACGATGCTCGCCTTCGCCGACCTGGTCCGCCAGGGCAAGGTGCTCTACGTCGGCGCCTCCGAGTGGACCGCCCCGCAGCTGCGCGCGGGCCTGCGGCTCGCCGCCGAGCTGCGCATCCCGTTCATCGCCAACCAGCCGCAGTACTCCATGCTCTGGCGGGTCGTGGAGGCCGAGGTGTCGCCCGCCTGCGCCGACCTCGGCCTGGGCCAGCTCGCCTGGTCGCCGCTCGCGATGGGCGTGCTGACCGGTCGGTACGAGCCGGGCCGGCGTCCGCCCGCCGGCTCGCGGGCCACCGACGGTTTCGGTGGCTCGTTCATCGCCCGCTACTCCTCGGATCTGCTGCTCTCCCGGGTACGCCAGCTCCGACCGATCGCCGAGGCCGCCGGCTGCACGATGGCCCAGTTGGCGGTGGCCTGGGTGCTGCGCCGGCCGACGGTGGCGGGCGCGATCGTCGGCGCGTCCCGGCCCGAGCAGCTCACCGAGACGGCCAGGGCCGCCACGGTACGGCTCGACGACGAGCTGATGGCCCGGATCGACGCCGTGCTCGACGAACTGGTGGAGCGTGATCCGGCGAAGACCGCCCGCCCGAACGACGTGATGCCCGCCTGGCGGCCACCACCTGCGGCCGGCTGA